The following coding sequences are from one Candidatus Methylomirabilota bacterium window:
- the ahcY gene encoding adenosylhomocysteinase: MTTTQHDAKDLGLAAAGQHRIEWAEMAMPVLRQVRERFGREQPLRGIRIGACLHVTTETAVLALTLEAGGASVALCASNPLSTQDDVAAALVKEHGVPVFAQKGEDSERYYRHIQAVLATRPQVTMDDGADLISTLHGDRKDLIAEIVGGTEETTTGVIRLRAMEREGVLAFPIIAVNDADTKHLFDNRYGTGQSTLDGILRATNILLAGRVVAVAGYGMCGRGLAARAHGMGARVLVTEVDPLRALEAVMEGFEVLPMTEAAAQADVFVTVSGNTGVIRAEHFERMKDGAILANSGHFNVEIDLEALEQHSQSRRTVRPLVEEFTQKDGRRLYVLAEGRLINLAAAEGHPAAVMDMSFANQALSVEHLVRERGRLERRVYRVPQDIDRAIARLKLASMGVEIDRLTAAQQSYLSSWTHGT, translated from the coding sequence GTGACGACGACCCAGCATGACGCGAAGGACCTGGGCCTGGCCGCGGCCGGCCAGCATCGGATCGAGTGGGCCGAGATGGCGATGCCCGTGCTCCGCCAGGTCCGGGAGCGGTTCGGGCGCGAGCAGCCCCTCCGGGGCATCCGGATCGGTGCCTGCCTCCACGTGACGACGGAGACGGCGGTCCTGGCCCTGACGCTCGAGGCGGGTGGGGCCTCGGTGGCCCTGTGCGCGTCCAACCCCCTGTCGACCCAGGATGACGTGGCGGCCGCCCTGGTGAAGGAGCACGGGGTACCGGTCTTCGCCCAGAAGGGGGAGGACAGCGAGCGGTACTACCGCCACATCCAGGCGGTGCTGGCCACCCGACCGCAGGTGACCATGGACGACGGCGCCGACCTCATCTCCACGCTCCACGGGGATCGCAAGGATCTGATCGCCGAAATCGTGGGCGGCACCGAGGAGACGACCACCGGCGTCATCCGACTGCGGGCCATGGAGCGCGAAGGCGTGCTGGCCTTCCCCATCATCGCGGTGAACGACGCCGACACCAAGCACCTCTTCGACAACCGCTACGGGACGGGGCAGTCGACGCTGGACGGCATCCTGCGGGCGACCAACATCCTGCTGGCCGGTCGGGTGGTGGCGGTGGCGGGGTACGGGATGTGCGGCCGCGGGCTGGCCGCGCGCGCCCACGGCATGGGGGCGCGAGTCCTCGTCACCGAGGTCGATCCGCTGCGGGCGCTCGAAGCCGTCATGGAAGGGTTCGAGGTCCTGCCGATGACGGAGGCGGCTGCCCAGGCCGACGTCTTCGTCACCGTGAGCGGGAACACCGGCGTCATCCGCGCCGAGCACTTCGAGCGGATGAAGGACGGGGCGATCCTGGCGAACTCCGGGCACTTCAACGTGGAGATCGACCTGGAGGCGCTGGAGCAGCACAGCCAGTCGCGCCGGACCGTGCGCCCGCTCGTCGAGGAGTTCACGCAGAAGGACGGCCGCCGGCTGTACGTGCTCGCCGAGGGCCGGCTCATCAACCTGGCCGCCGCCGAAGGGCACCCCGCGGCCGTCATGGACATGTCCTTCGCGAACCAGGCCCTGTCGGTCGAGCACCTGGTGCGCGAGCGGGGGCGCCTGGAACGCCGGGTCTACCGCGTGCCGCAGGACATCGATCGTGCCATCGCCCGCCTGAAGCTCGCGTCAATGGGCGTCGAGATCGACCGGCTGACCGCGGCGCAACAGTCGTATCTGTCGTCCTGGACGCACGGGACCTGA
- the metK gene encoding methionine adenosyltransferase translates to MAHDEYLFTSESVTEGHPDKIADQISDAVLDAIMEQDPTGRVACECLLTTGFVVVAGEITTSCYVDIARIARETIKGVGYTRAKFGFDYETCGVIVSIDEQSPDIALGVDRLGAGDQGLMFGYACTETPELMPAPISLAHALVRRLSQVRREGVLPYLRPDGKSQVSVRYVDGKPLRVETVVISAQHSPEVTLEQLRADVVEHVVKPALPPAMFDEKRITYHINPTGRFVVGGPQGDTGLTGRKIIVDTYGGSCPHGGGAFSGKDPTKVDRSASYMARHVAKNIVAAGLAERCMVQVAYAIGVADPVSIMVDTFGTGKVPTTKLEQMIRRHFDFTPAGIIKYLDLRRPIFRQTAAFGHFGRSEPEFTWERTDRVKDLREDAGL, encoded by the coding sequence ATGGCGCACGACGAGTACCTGTTCACCTCGGAGTCGGTGACCGAGGGACACCCCGACAAGATCGCGGATCAGATCTCGGACGCCGTCCTGGACGCGATCATGGAGCAGGACCCGACCGGACGGGTGGCCTGCGAGTGTCTCCTGACCACCGGCTTCGTCGTCGTCGCGGGCGAGATCACCACCTCGTGCTACGTGGACATCGCCCGCATCGCGCGGGAGACGATCAAGGGCGTCGGGTATACCCGGGCCAAGTTCGGATTCGACTACGAGACCTGCGGGGTCATCGTGTCCATCGACGAGCAATCCCCCGACATCGCCCTGGGCGTGGACCGGCTCGGCGCGGGAGACCAGGGCCTCATGTTCGGGTACGCCTGCACGGAGACGCCCGAGCTGATGCCGGCCCCGATCTCCCTCGCCCACGCCCTCGTCCGGCGGCTGTCCCAGGTCCGCCGCGAGGGGGTGCTCCCGTACCTCCGGCCGGACGGCAAGTCGCAGGTCAGCGTCCGGTACGTCGACGGCAAGCCCCTCCGGGTCGAGACCGTCGTCATCTCCGCCCAGCACAGCCCGGAGGTGACCCTGGAGCAGCTGCGGGCCGACGTCGTCGAGCACGTGGTCAAGCCCGCCCTCCCCCCCGCGATGTTCGACGAGAAGCGGATCACCTACCACATCAACCCGACCGGTCGGTTCGTCGTCGGCGGTCCCCAGGGTGACACCGGTCTCACCGGACGCAAGATCATCGTGGACACCTACGGCGGGTCGTGCCCGCATGGCGGCGGCGCCTTCTCGGGGAAGGATCCGACCAAGGTGGACCGGTCGGCGTCCTACATGGCCCGCCACGTCGCGAAGAACATCGTGGCCGCGGGGCTGGCCGAGCGCTGCATGGTGCAGGTGGCCTACGCCATCGGCGTCGCCGACCCGGTGTCGATCATGGTCGACACCTTCGGCACCGGGAAGGTCCCGACCACCAAGCTCGAGCAGATGATCCGCCGTCACTTCGACTTCACGCCGGCCGGCATCATCAAGTACCTGGATCTGCGCCGCCCGATCTTCCGCCAGACCGCGGCCTTCGGACACTTCGGCCGGAGCGAGCCCGAGTTCACCTGGGAGCGGACGGACCGCGTCAAAGACCTGCGCGAGGATGCCGGGCTCTAG
- a CDS encoding bifunctional phosphoglucose/phosphomannose isomerase has translation MKARLDDPERHAAVDGRGFRELLRGFPGQVAEAIRLADGIRLDGGRPRAVLMLGMGGSAVAGDFLQGLCHERAPFPVQVVRGYGVPAWVGSDTLAVASSYSGQTEETLAAFDAARQRGARALVVSSGGELGERARREQLPWVRLPEGFPPRAALAYLLMPVLALLETLGASLGGEGEREEAIRVLKALGGELAPEVPAAENPAKALAASLAGRIPVIYGADPAGAVAYRWRTQLEENAKVLAGSGVLPEMNHNAIEAWAGGTGGEWAVVFLRDRAEHPRVARRAALTRALLESRAPTHEVWARGEGPLARLLSLVLWGDWVSYYLAVLRGVDPWAMEAIETFKRRMAEPAV, from the coding sequence GTGAAGGCGCGGCTGGACGACCCGGAGCGGCACGCCGCCGTCGATGGCCGCGGCTTCCGCGAGCTGCTGCGCGGCTTCCCGGGCCAGGTCGCCGAGGCGATCCGGCTGGCCGACGGGATCCGCCTCGACGGCGGCCGGCCGCGGGCCGTCCTCATGCTCGGCATGGGGGGCTCGGCGGTGGCCGGGGATTTCCTCCAGGGCCTCTGCCACGAGCGGGCGCCGTTCCCCGTGCAGGTGGTGCGGGGATACGGCGTTCCCGCATGGGTCGGGTCCGACACGCTCGCGGTGGCGTCGAGCTATTCCGGCCAGACCGAGGAGACGCTCGCCGCGTTCGACGCGGCCCGACAGCGGGGCGCGCGGGCACTCGTGGTGAGCTCCGGCGGCGAGCTGGGCGAGCGGGCCCGGCGGGAGCAGCTCCCCTGGGTGCGGCTTCCCGAGGGCTTTCCCCCGCGGGCGGCGCTCGCCTATCTCCTGATGCCGGTCCTGGCGCTGCTCGAGACGCTCGGGGCCTCGCTCGGGGGCGAGGGCGAGCGCGAGGAGGCGATCCGTGTCCTGAAGGCCCTCGGAGGGGAGCTGGCGCCCGAGGTGCCCGCCGCGGAGAACCCCGCCAAGGCGCTGGCCGCCAGCCTGGCCGGGCGGATCCCCGTGATCTACGGCGCCGATCCGGCGGGAGCCGTGGCCTACCGGTGGCGGACGCAGCTCGAGGAGAATGCCAAGGTGCTCGCCGGGTCCGGGGTGCTGCCGGAGATGAACCACAATGCGATCGAGGCCTGGGCCGGGGGGACAGGGGGCGAGTGGGCCGTCGTGTTCCTGCGCGACCGCGCGGAGCATCCACGAGTCGCGCGCCGCGCCGCGCTGACCCGGGCGCTGCTCGAATCCCGGGCGCCGACCCACGAGGTCTGGGCGCGGGGCGAAGGGCCGCTCGCGCGCTTGCTCTCGCTCGTGCTGTGGGGCGACTGGGTGAGCTACTACCTCGCCGTCCTGCGGGGCGTGGACCCGTGGGCGATGGAGGCGATCGAGACCTTCAAGCGCCGGATGGCCGAGCCCGCCGTCTGA
- the rapZ gene encoding RNase adapter RapZ — protein sequence MTVHDGRQPPGEDAEQLRFIIITGLSGAGKSYAIRCFEDMGYYCVDNLPATLIPTFAELCAHSTRRIRRIALGVDVRAGEYLTPIPEVLAELRARGYATEIVFLEASEETLVRRYHETRRRHPLGSTLLEGIRAERQLLAELRELADRVIDSSHITVHQLKQMLVELYGEQTPRTGLNVNLVSFGYKFGIPYDADLVFDCRFLPNPFFVEGLKAQDGRSPEVRRFIFDHPEGREFVGRVRDLLAYLLPRYQREGKAHLTVAVGCTGGRHRSVALIEELREFVEAQGLPLTVTHRDVDRDA from the coding sequence GTGACCGTACACGACGGCCGCCAGCCGCCGGGGGAGGACGCCGAACAGCTCCGGTTCATCATCATCACCGGCCTGTCGGGAGCGGGGAAGAGCTACGCCATCCGCTGCTTCGAGGACATGGGGTACTACTGCGTCGACAACCTCCCGGCGACGCTCATCCCCACCTTCGCCGAGCTGTGCGCCCATTCGACCCGGCGCATCCGGCGCATCGCGCTCGGCGTCGACGTGCGCGCGGGAGAGTATCTCACGCCGATCCCCGAGGTCCTGGCCGAGCTCCGGGCCCGCGGCTACGCGACCGAGATCGTCTTTCTCGAGGCCTCCGAGGAGACCCTGGTACGGCGCTACCACGAGACGCGGCGGCGGCACCCGCTCGGGAGCACCCTCCTCGAGGGAATCCGAGCCGAGCGCCAGCTCCTGGCCGAGCTCCGAGAGCTGGCCGACCGCGTGATCGACAGCTCGCACATCACCGTCCACCAGCTCAAGCAGATGCTCGTCGAGCTGTACGGCGAGCAGACGCCCCGGACCGGCCTCAACGTCAACCTGGTCTCCTTCGGCTACAAGTTCGGCATTCCCTACGACGCCGACCTCGTCTTCGACTGCCGCTTCCTCCCGAACCCCTTCTTCGTCGAGGGGCTCAAGGCTCAGGACGGCCGGTCCCCCGAGGTCCGGAGATTCATCTTCGATCACCCCGAAGGTCGCGAGTTCGTCGGGCGCGTGCGCGACCTCCTCGCCTATCTGCTGCCGCGCTACCAGCGCGAGGGCAAGGCGCACCTGACCGTCGCCGTGGGCTGTACCGGAGGCCGCCACCGCTCGGTCGCGCTAATCGAAGAGCTGCGGGAATTCGTCGAGGCCCAGGGGCTGCCGCTCACGGTGACCCATCGCGATGTGGACCGCGACGCGTAG
- the raiA gene encoding ribosome-associated translation inhibitor RaiA, translated as MKIHISGRGVGVGAPLRRRVELKVAKMDRLLPKITEARVVLGLERYRHLAEVTLQTKGATLHAEGSAGDFQAALDLAVDNLAQQVRRRKDRIRARKPRLSRRPPAAGVAGELAAEPPPASGDATGDAEVVIRRLDAKPMSVDEAIEQMRLRRDGLLVFLNARSRVVNVLHRRSDGQLELVQPTGA; from the coding sequence ATGAAGATCCACATCAGCGGCCGTGGTGTCGGCGTCGGTGCCCCGCTCCGGCGCCGCGTCGAGCTGAAGGTCGCCAAGATGGATCGCCTGCTCCCGAAGATCACCGAGGCGCGGGTGGTGCTCGGGCTCGAGCGCTATCGGCACCTGGCCGAGGTGACGCTGCAGACCAAGGGGGCGACCCTGCACGCGGAGGGGTCGGCGGGCGACTTTCAGGCGGCGCTGGACCTGGCCGTGGACAACCTGGCCCAGCAGGTGCGGCGGCGCAAGGATCGCATCCGGGCGCGCAAGCCGCGTCTCTCGCGCCGGCCGCCGGCCGCCGGCGTGGCCGGCGAGCTGGCCGCCGAGCCCCCGCCGGCCTCGGGCGACGCGACCGGAGACGCCGAGGTCGTGATTCGGCGACTCGACGCCAAGCCGATGTCCGTGGACGAGGCCATCGAGCAGATGCGCCTCCGGCGCGACGGCCTGCTCGTGTTCCTGAACGCGCGGAGCCGTGTCGTCAACGTGCTGCACCGGCGGTCGGATGGACAGCTGGAGCTCGTCCAACCCACCGGCGCGTGA
- the rpoN gene encoding RNA polymerase factor sigma-54 — protein MEARLTLRQTQRLVMTPMLQQAIQLLQLSTLELQELLQKELTENPMLEESPEEAPPPEPPAEGPAAEATPPDAPAVTEAAEAPDLPFDLTEIMFGPPDERSLVQQEQHEETRFENFVGTTTSLADHLYEQLRLSVVELDVQAAAEEIIGNLDEDGYLRATLEEMAEKTSLPGAVFEKALILVQSFDPPGVAARDLRECLLIQLRQQAEPDPLAIEILEEHFEAFQRCKYAEIARALRRDPDRVQEAVEEIAGLEPKPGRRFAPADTRYVVPDVHVHKTEDGYAIVLNDDGIPRLRINPYYRSMLGRGQGDEARRYVEDRLRSAIWLIKSVHQRQRTLYRVTESIVKFQKEFLAHGLPVLRPLSLRDVAEDIGMHESTVSRVTTNKYVQTPQGLFELKFFFHSGIATGRGDMVSSISVKKMIRDLVAQENAQKPLSDQEITRALKQSGLSIARRTVAKYREELGILPSHQRRLATRKRA, from the coding sequence ATGGAAGCTCGTCTCACGCTTCGTCAGACCCAGCGGCTCGTCATGACGCCGATGCTCCAGCAGGCCATTCAGCTCCTCCAGCTCTCGACCCTGGAGCTCCAGGAGCTGCTCCAGAAAGAGCTGACGGAGAATCCCATGCTCGAGGAGTCACCGGAGGAGGCGCCGCCGCCCGAGCCGCCGGCCGAGGGCCCGGCGGCCGAGGCGACCCCGCCCGACGCTCCCGCGGTCACCGAGGCCGCCGAGGCGCCGGACCTGCCCTTCGACCTCACGGAGATCATGTTCGGTCCGCCGGACGAGCGAAGCCTCGTCCAGCAAGAGCAGCACGAAGAGACCCGGTTCGAGAATTTCGTCGGGACGACCACGTCCCTGGCGGATCACCTCTACGAGCAGCTCCGGCTGTCGGTGGTCGAGCTGGACGTGCAGGCGGCTGCCGAGGAGATCATCGGGAACCTCGACGAGGACGGCTACCTGCGGGCGACACTCGAGGAGATGGCCGAGAAGACGAGCCTGCCGGGGGCCGTCTTCGAGAAGGCCCTCATCCTGGTCCAGAGCTTCGACCCCCCCGGGGTGGCCGCCCGCGACCTCCGCGAGTGTCTCTTGATCCAGCTGCGCCAGCAGGCCGAGCCGGATCCGCTCGCCATCGAGATCCTGGAAGAGCACTTCGAGGCCTTCCAGCGGTGCAAGTACGCCGAGATCGCGCGGGCGCTCCGGCGGGACCCGGATCGAGTCCAGGAGGCCGTCGAGGAGATCGCCGGCCTCGAGCCCAAGCCCGGGCGGCGCTTCGCGCCGGCTGACACCCGGTACGTGGTGCCGGACGTCCACGTCCACAAGACCGAGGACGGCTACGCCATCGTCCTGAACGACGACGGCATCCCGCGCCTCCGCATCAATCCCTACTACCGGAGCATGCTGGGCCGGGGACAGGGAGACGAGGCGCGGCGCTACGTCGAGGATCGTCTCCGCTCGGCGATCTGGCTGATCAAGAGCGTGCACCAGCGGCAGCGGACCCTCTACCGGGTGACCGAGTCGATCGTCAAGTTCCAGAAGGAGTTCCTGGCCCACGGCCTGCCGGTGCTGCGGCCGCTGTCCCTGCGCGACGTGGCCGAGGACATCGGCATGCACGAGTCGACCGTCAGCCGGGTCACCACCAACAAGTACGTCCAGACTCCTCAAGGACTCTTCGAGCTCAAGTTCTTCTTCCACAGCGGCATCGCGACCGGCCGGGGCGACATGGTCTCCTCGATCAGCGTGAAGAAGATGATCCGGGACCTGGTCGCCCAGGAAAACGCCCAGAAGCCGCTGTCGGACCAGGAGATCACCCGCGCCCTCAAGCAGAGCGGGCTCTCGATCGCCCGGCGTACCGTCGCCAAGTACCGGGAAGAGCTCGGGATCCTTCCGTCCCACCAGCGCCGACTCGCGACCCGCAAACGGGCCTGA
- the lptB gene encoding LPS export ABC transporter ATP-binding protein gives MGLQARGLQKSFWERKVVDNVSLVINRGEVVGLLGPNGAGKTTTFYMVVGILPPDKGRIVLDGTDITDLPMYRRARRGIGYLPQEASVFRKLTVEENLLAILETLDLTPREREERLLALLRELGLETLAKQRAYTLSGGERRRLEITRALISSPSYLLLDEPFTGIDPIAIADIQDIVSRLKQKGIGVLMTDHNVRETLEITDRSYILYDGQILVSGTSKELATNERAREIYLGEKFSL, from the coding sequence ATGGGGCTTCAGGCGCGGGGGCTGCAGAAGAGCTTTTGGGAGCGGAAGGTCGTCGACAACGTGAGCCTGGTGATCAACCGGGGCGAGGTCGTCGGCCTGCTCGGTCCGAACGGCGCGGGGAAGACGACCACCTTCTACATGGTGGTGGGGATTCTGCCGCCGGACAAGGGCCGGATCGTGCTCGATGGGACGGACATCACCGATCTTCCGATGTACCGCCGAGCCCGGCGGGGGATCGGCTACCTGCCGCAGGAGGCGTCGGTATTTCGGAAGCTGACGGTCGAGGAGAACCTCTTGGCGATCCTGGAGACGCTCGACCTGACGCCGCGCGAGCGCGAGGAGCGGCTGTTGGCCCTCCTGCGGGAGCTGGGCCTGGAAACACTGGCCAAGCAGCGCGCCTACACCCTGTCGGGCGGCGAGCGCCGGCGGCTGGAGATCACCCGGGCGCTGATCAGCTCGCCGAGTTACCTCCTGCTCGACGAACCGTTCACGGGCATCGACCCGATCGCCATCGCGGACATTCAGGACATCGTGTCTCGGCTCAAGCAGAAGGGCATCGGGGTGCTGATGACGGACCACAACGTCCGGGAGACGCTGGAGATCACCGACCGGTCGTACATCCTCTACGACGGACAGATCCTGGTGTCGGGAACGTCGAAGGAGCTCGCGACCAACGAGCGCGCGCGCGAGATCTACCTGGGTGAGAAGTTTTCACTCTGA
- the lptA gene encoding lipopolysaccharide transport periplasmic protein LptA, whose product MSPTRLLLAAVAAILCLAGSEPAGAQPRAPAPRPGATTPKAPATKPEEKAKPEERAKAAERKPGQRSTAPIVIDADRMEASRKDGLVIFTGNVVAKQDNSVQTADRMEVYLDDKGERVLRIISTGNVKIVTEDCRTGTARRAEYYDDEQRLLLLGDAKVWQDENVVTGEEIEILLAEDRSTVKGGSRERVKSVFYPKREEGRPDAAKPTAKKEEKRTASCG is encoded by the coding sequence ATGAGCCCAACCAGGCTCCTGCTGGCGGCGGTCGCGGCGATCCTCTGCCTGGCCGGCTCGGAGCCGGCGGGCGCCCAGCCCCGGGCGCCGGCTCCCAGGCCGGGGGCGACGACGCCGAAGGCCCCGGCGACCAAGCCGGAGGAGAAGGCCAAGCCGGAAGAACGGGCGAAGGCGGCCGAACGGAAGCCGGGGCAGCGCTCGACCGCTCCGATCGTCATCGACGCCGATCGGATGGAGGCGTCCCGGAAGGACGGGCTGGTGATCTTCACGGGCAACGTGGTGGCCAAGCAGGACAACTCGGTCCAGACGGCCGACCGCATGGAAGTCTATCTCGACGACAAGGGCGAGCGCGTGCTGCGCATCATCTCGACCGGAAACGTGAAGATCGTCACCGAGGATTGCCGGACCGGGACGGCCCGGCGGGCCGAATACTACGACGACGAGCAGCGACTCCTGCTCCTCGGAGACGCCAAGGTGTGGCAGGACGAGAACGTGGTGACCGGCGAGGAAATCGAGATCCTGCTCGCCGAGGACCGCAGCACGGTGAAGGGCGGTTCCCGCGAGCGCGTCAAGTCGGTCTTCTACCCGAAGCGGGAGGAGGGCCGGCCGGACGCGGCGAAGCCGACGGCCAAGAAGGAGGAGAAGCGGACCGCGTCGTGCGGATAG
- the lptC gene encoding LPS export ABC transporter periplasmic protein LptC, with the protein MRRLSTVFLVCFVALLAGLGGMVAWKARARRAPAPAPPAQQADYRIQEVHVNETLEGNLRFTLDADRAEVFDKDQRTVMHKVVVRLFSKDGEWTLTADEGVLDNAKRDVSLSGNVVVASNDGLRMTTQGISWRNDERHLYTDEAVEIKRAGTTITGRGLDLRMREQEAVLEKNVRVVIQNRANANLALFPRSGL; encoded by the coding sequence ATGCGGCGACTCTCGACCGTCTTCCTCGTGTGCTTCGTGGCCCTCCTGGCCGGGCTGGGGGGAATGGTCGCGTGGAAGGCCCGCGCCCGCCGCGCGCCGGCCCCCGCGCCACCCGCGCAGCAGGCGGACTATCGCATCCAGGAAGTGCACGTCAACGAAACTCTCGAAGGGAATCTGCGCTTCACCCTCGACGCCGACCGCGCCGAGGTGTTCGACAAGGACCAGCGGACCGTGATGCACAAGGTGGTGGTGCGGCTCTTCTCCAAGGACGGGGAGTGGACGCTGACGGCCGACGAAGGGGTCCTCGACAACGCCAAGCGGGACGTGTCGCTGTCGGGGAACGTGGTGGTGGCGTCCAACGACGGGCTGCGGATGACGACCCAGGGGATCTCCTGGCGGAACGACGAGCGGCACCTCTATACGGATGAGGCGGTGGAGATCAAGCGGGCCGGGACCACCATCACGGGCCGCGGGCTCGACCTCCGGATGCGGGAGCAAGAAGCCGTGCTCGAGAAGAACGTCCGCGTCGTGATCCAGAACCGCGCCAATGCGAACCTCGCCCTGTTTCCAAGGAGCGGTCTATGA